GCAGCTCGGTGGAGTGCAAACGAGCTCAAAATAGGTCTACCACTGGTCAGAGCAACATTGAAACACCTTGACTTTCTTGCTTTGGTGAAAGATCATCGGTACGTGCATGATGACACAATTATGACCGATGCAGTCAAACGATACGAAACCCTGTGGCTCCCTCTACTAGCCTCACAGGGATTCATAGCTGAACCCATGGCCGCACCCATTGATATTGCCTGGATTTGGCACGTTCATATGCTTGCACCACAAGAATATACCAAAGACTGTATTACGGTGACGAGTCGGATTCTAGACAATCGAATCATGTCTTTAAAGGAGAGAGCCGAGTCGTTGAAGAAAGCCCAGGAGTATTGGGAGGATATGTACGTCTATGATTATTTTGAGATTGACTTGAAGGAGAGACAAAGCAGGGGTGTCGATTCACCTTACCAAACACCTTACATTACAAGAATTTATTACGACCTCAAATCTGCAGCACGCGACCAAAGAATTTTCAACTACCAAGTTAGCCTTTCTCACTACAGAAGCTCGAAGTTCCTGAAATCAGCACTGGCTAGGTACAAACGGTATCTTTACCTGCAGCAATGTCATCCCGAGGATACTTTAGTTCCTACCTATGACATCTCGCTGATGTGGCACACACATATGCTGCATCCCCATAAATACAGAGACGATACCACGGCTATATTCGGTCACCCACTGCCGCATGACGACCAAGTCATTCTGCGGAACATGACGGATCGGTGTCACGATGCCTTTGACTACACGGCTGATTTATGGGCGACTACGTTCGGAGAAGATTACCGTCGCCCTGGAACGGCACATCGTGGCGATCCTCCGATAAACCTGATACCGCATAACATATCGTCTTTTAAAACAGACACCTACGATTTCTTGATCGAGAAACTGGTAGTCTCGTCACCACCGAAAACGGACGAATTTGTCATGAGTATGAGGATCGTCGGCGGCGAAAAAGTTTTTCGTCggaaaagtacaaaatgtatgtgggAAAGTAAATCACGAGACGGAATTGTGCGATTCACGTTTAATGAAAGTAAAAAACCCTGTCTACTGTTCAAgttaaaaacaataaaacttCTCGGGTACAACACAGTTGGTACCACAACTGTGCCGATTAATGCATTCATGGACAAGTCGGCACACGGTCGAAGAATTGAACATTCCGTTGTATTGACAGACTCGAAGGGCCGTCACGGTGGAATTAGTATGTCGATCACACTAAGAATTATTCCAGATATCGGCCTAGATCAGTTGAAAGTTAGAACAGGAAGTTATTCTCTGAGTGGAGACGACAGTATGTATGGTTTAGCGACAATCGGCGGTGACGTTGCTGACAGACGCACTTCCCTACCTAGTGACTTCCTACACCGCGTCAAACTAGATACCACTACGAGTCCTCGGCCATCCACTCCAGTTGCGATGACGTCGCTTCTACTCGAGGCGAGGCAACTGTCCGATGGTTCAAAATCTGCAGAACATTCGTGAGTATTGAaaaatctatgtatgtatgtatgtatgtatgtatgtatgtatgtatgtatgtatgtatgtatgtatgtatgtatgtatgtatgtgcatgtctgtctgtctgtctgtctgtctgtctgtctgtctgtctgtctgtctgtctgtctgcgtgcgtgcgtgcgtgcgtgcgtatgtgcgtgcgtgctaATTAAATTATCTGTCCACAAAAATACCTGCCATTTTTAATGTTCATGTTGTTGTCTCCATCTTTATAGGTTAATGAACCAAAATTACCAAACTGTGTTCACAACCCGTGTGACAAATAACATAACTAGAGACTATACGAAGATTGAAGTTCTCGACCACAATGGATGTTTGGTGGCGCTATCCGAAACGATCGATTTACGTGCGTTGCCAAGTCGAATCCAAGTACGTAGTCTACACTGATATTTTCTACCTATACTGACTACAAGATTAAGGTCTATTGTTGTCAAGGCTACAGTGATTTGGTATTGTGATACACCGGTTCTTAAAAACAACCATCATTTATTCTTTGCAAAGATAATGTTAAGGATACATTGACTCACTTTCATGCACTTTGCATTCACTTGAATCATAGAGGAAGATTTGAAAATTGTTcgaatatcatcatcatcatcatcatcatcatcatcatcatcatcatcatcatcatcatcatcatcatcatcatcaccatcttattcatcatcatcatcatcatcatcatcatcatcatcatcatcatcatcatcatcatcatcatcatcatcaacatcaccaccaccaccaccaccaccaccactgccaccatcaccaccaccactaccgcCACCACCGTCGTcgccatcatcaccatcatcatcatcatcatcatcatcatcatcatcatcatcatcatcatcatcatcatcatcatcatcatcatcatcatcatcttattcatcatcatcatcatcaccatcatcatcatcatcatcatcatcatcatcaccatcttattcatcatcatcatcatcatcatcatcatcatcatcatcatcatcatcaccattgtCACcatcgtcgtcgttgttgtcgtcgtcatcatccTCCTCTTCCTCATCCCCCTCCTCCTCTCCCTCCACCCCCTCAACATCATCATCGACTAATGCTATCATCAGCAAAGCACAACGATTCAAGTTATATGTCGACTTCTGAAAACTTTAACTTTGTACCCCTATTACTATAATTGGTAAGTGAGCATCATTCTAGACACTGTTACAAGAGACTGTTTTCTTTTACCCAATTTAGGTACCAGATTTAGATCCAGAGACGTGCTGTACGTTACAACCCGAGGACAACGAACGTGCAATGATAATCAAAGAGCCGTTCTCAGACTGGGGCATCTGTATCGGAAAGTGGGTCCGTGAGGGAGTCGAACCCAGCCACCATGGCTACAACCGGCCCAAACTTTCCTTCTTCGGCCTTTCTCAGAGGATGGAAAAGAAAGTTACGTTGATCGAAAGAAATGACTTTAACTTCAGGTTGACTAGTGTACTAACATTGGATCTCAAGAAAGGGTGTATTCGCTTCAAAGGCAGCGATGCATCGGAGGTCCCCCAGGTTGTAGCATTGGCCTTCGCCATGGCTTTGTTGTTAGTGATTACAAGCCCATGTAAGTATCCAGACAAATGTCAGGAAAAGAGATCGTTGGTCCATAAAATGATGGCGTTGCCTATGGTTACAGCAACACTCTACTAGGCGATGACGGGAAAGACATTTTAATCCAATATATCGTAGTAGACATTTAAATATTAAAGTGGATGCAAGGAAAGGAATACTAGTAACTATTGGTACACAGTCTCACAGGCCAGAGTATATTTTTTCATCAATAATGATACCCCTTAGGTGATGCGTCATGGACAGTATCGTAAAAGAGGCATGTGGATTTACGACgatactggtatatatatatatatatatatatatatatatatatatatatatatatatatatatatatatatatatatatatatatatatatatataggcaaTTGCAACCTAACTTTTGTTGTAGATCCGATTAACATTTCGCATGAAAGTAGATAACTCAGTAATAAATATAGCCAGTTCAGTCCATTCATCATAGAaaagtttagtttatttcaggtggaaaaaaataaactacTACTATATATTCAACAGTCCCTAAATACCAGGATTTTAAACACTAGGTGACCATGTACCAGTGGCGTTAAcattatagaatagaagtactTTTGAGTGGATGATGCTTCAAGATAATGGACTGTCTATGATTTTACTAAGTAAGCCTGGAATCCAGGCGATTgagattttgaattttactttCCCCTCTCAGgggaaaacaaaattcaaaatccacaTCAATCGGATTCTAAGTAATGTTTTTTCTCAAAGATGTGTAAGTTTGCGTAACACAGTTTTACATAATAATCTCGCAATGAAGACAATCGTCGTTTTAAATGGTAACAagaaaaatcaatttaatttcgcagactttcatatatttttttcttcttcaaagcTAAGGGTTCTCAGTTCCAGAAAGGGGTCAACTCTGTACAGATTTAGGCTTCGCTTATATTTTAacgacttggtttctgtaaatgTGGTAGGTTTAATATTGAGTGTCATTTGAAGAGCGCATAGTCAAGCAAATTTAGGTCATGCAATGATCATATTAGTGGACAGTtccaaaatatttacattgcaaGTGATAACGAATGCGATGAGCTAATTTGGATTCAAAACTGAGCATGCGCATATGCTAAAGACTGTCATGGCGGTGTTGCGGTAACCCTTAATCTAGATAGAGATATGTGTGGTATTAAACCAAGACTATATTACTTCTTGTCACAAACAACCTGACAGAATTTTACAACGTCGATTTCATCAACGCAGTGATAACTCATTCTACACAGTGATTGATACAATATTATGGTTTACCAGTTCCATGCAGGAAGGTATAGGATAGTACTATCACGCCGCCAATGTGTCACTATTTCTATAAGAAAGGATGAATgtgaatttacaaaaaaatatgaaattgttttTCCCCTTGTCAGTTGCAATTCATCACAGCAGCTGTTCTTAGTATTTAGTGTTTTAAACTGAAAGTAGGCCTTCAGCCAGCAAATGTATGTAACATGGAAGAAAACAAACTTATGATACACGTACTAGTGAATATAGTCCAGCAGAACATGTATATCTAAGAATATGTTACATAAAAGAAGGTGTGCTTTTATGTAGTCTAGAGGAGTATCCGTACGGCTTCGAATACGAAGCAACGGATAACCTCTAAACTATCTTTTATGGcgtatataaataaataaaacttgtttacACAAGTCTAGAGTATGAGTACCTCTGACTCAGTTCAGTATGTTTCAATTCAGTTTAGCCTAGGGATTCGTCGTTGACTTTCGGATCTGGTCTGGCGATCCGAGTCGTACTAAATTTGAAAGCCAACGACGAATCTCTGGGTCATTCTCAGTCTGATTCCAAGTTATTTTCCCATCTTCCTggtttcaattttgttgtgaCGTCACGTTGTTATTGGTGAAGCTTAATGACAATCTGAACACAATTACTAGTAATTGTAATCTATATGCattgtaattttaatgttttgaaatgtgATTTGAATGACAGATAAATCTAAAGGGAGACTTCGGGGATTACAGATGTGGGGGCAGAAAATGGGGAGGGATGTTcagattttacaaatcggttcccGAGGAGGGCCATATTGTAGAAATGGAATAAGGAGATGGTCATCTTTTTACTTTGAACCATTGTagtatctaactttgcattattttgtgattttggcatcccaaTACTAACACATCCCACCGATGCCACCATTGTATCAGTGGTGGTAGCGGCGGAAAACGACAAATTCCTTTAATATCATCAACATGGTGGAAGCGGTGTGGTCAAGCCTTACCAATGATTCTGAGACTTTAGTCCATTTTCTTCTCTGACACCCATGTATTTGAGATATTTGAATGGGGGAGGGGTGGGATCATGCTTCtaagaaaggaaattgagagaGGGTCACTTTTAGTAAATTGGAATAATGGGCGGGTCACCTTTTACGCAATAGAACGGGCttggtccccccccccccacttcttGTGGAGACTTGCTAGACTTGTTAAAACTATATATACGGATTGCAACTACTGGCTACATTGGGTCTTCTGTGACTTTACACTGCAATGTGAAGATAGGGTCTGGTCATCCACCCGGTAATGCaaattgaagtaaaaaaaaaaccgcAATGCACATACCACATTTCTTTCATACAAACGACGGTTATTCTTACCCCGGTCATCATTGACCATTGTGGTATGGGTTTAAAACgaatggtgtgtgtgtggtggggggggggggggggggtacgggGGTGTAACTTGAAAGAACTACTCAACCACATTCGGAAAATCTCAATTGACCTACCAAATTCCACTTCAAAGTCCAACAATCATGACAATTTATGCCCAATTGACACAACAACCTCCAATTCAAAATTATGAGAAAATCTCACCATCacaaaccacctgttgatctgCCCGGTAATGATCTCTGGCACAGCATGGTTGTGCGCCCTCTTTCGGCAAATGCAGAAAGTGTAACCTTTGACACCCGACCTAAAACTTCCCAGTCTACACAAACTATCAGGAAAGTATGCTAGCATAATTCTTCGACGTGCGGGTACGGCATTATAAAGTAGAACGTGGAGGGTCACGATTTAGGTACATCTTTGTAACACTACCTTTGGAAAATGTCTTCGTTTTCAGCGAATTGTTTGGTTGAGTTGACATTCGATGGACATCATCGCGTCGGTGATCATCGCGATTTTAACCCAAATCAGAGGACCAACCCCCTTGTCTTATCAAAGACCCCACATCGAGCGAATACTACCAAAGTGGAGAAATTTAGCTGCAGTGGCGTAGTAATTGATCCCGTGCAGGGATTGGTATTGACTCATGGCTCGCTTTTCACTCGATTTTTTTCCAAACCGATGAATTTGCGGGTCCAGAGACACCTCGGTATGGACTTCGTGCCCCTATCTGGGAAGGAGTCCAAAGTCCACAAGGTTGACGCTTTGCTTAGCAAACGAACAAGTTCACCAGCTTCATCGACAGGTAACGAACGGGGAAACTTTCAGCTTTTCTCTGCCAGTCCAATAGTCATGTGGAACTGCCCCAATTTCAGTAAAGTACTAAACGCTCTCCTACCTAAATCTGATGGTTGGCGATTTGATGATGCGCACCTTGACGATTTGTCCGTTGCCATGGCAGCGGATGGGGAGGAGAATAACTATCTTAATTACGATGAGCAAGCTATTCAACCACATCAATCCAAGTCAGAGACTTCACTTCAATCTCAGATGATAATTACGTCATGGTTTGCTCTACTGCAAATCAAAAACTGGAACAGTGCTGACGTCAggtttgtatgtaaattatcttAGTGGTCTGGTGTTAAGTTATTGAAATGACAAGTCGATTTAAGATGATGGCTGGATAGTTAGGGAGGCTGGCAAGGAAATTGCAAGTTATAGTAGGGTTGAGCCTCATTGCTacagtttgtttctgaatggctaacaTCTAAAGGCCAAGATTTGAtcaacccaactgtataattgggaatCTGGTAGGAGAGCTTCCTATGTGTATACATTAATCCTATGTGATCACAGAGGCTGCAGTGCCGGGACTTGAgtaagttacatttgtatatagagCCATATCACTACATGAACAgtccaatttacccacctttacccaacctttaccctacctgtgacccacgtaaccaccatctctgtccaggggtagtacgagacacagtaccacttttgactgatTATGGCCCCCAGGGGCGAGatcaccgggggtaaattaagtcaaaggtggaacttcgtctcatactcaccacatttacacattctcTGCTCAAGATTTCCTctggtggaaagacatggtcaaatatgacttttcgtacaGTGGCATTATACTGATATTGGTCCACAGTCAGAGGAATAATTATACCACATTATCTATGATCACAGCATCCACTGTGGAAGGCTGCACTTTATAAATTGCACCATTAAtggctgcactagctgcaactagaaatttttttaaaaactgtgtTGCAATGTTACAATTATAGTGACTTATTCATAatatacaccctgaacagtattaagTCACCTGTGGGCAGATGTTgtatttgtacatctaatgaacacataatatggtacaataaatctaatcaaaatgatttttgggtccacacccaaaaaaaCAGCACTATCACTGCGATCATGATTCCAACCTGTTGCTGTGCTACTTCTGGATATCATCAACCTCAAATTAATATGCACAGTgcctaattattggtattttatcaGTTTTAAGTAAATGTATTATTGATTGTCAGCTTGAAAAAAGAATAtcctagttacagctagtgcagcctTAATGGGtttttggtggttttttttttgtttttgtttttaatgtttttttttatttatttttttatttatttatttatttatttttttatttttttattatttttttttttattttaattttaatttttaatttttttaatttttttttttggggggggggtgtgttaGGAATTGCTCCCATAAGTAAAACATCAAATACTGTATACAAacataacaaatttttttttatcattctgCTGATCAGGTTAATTATTACCTCATGACTTTTGATTTCCACTGTTTTTTATCTACCCATGTTCATTTATAACTGTTATTTGGGAATTTGCCATTTCTTCTGCAAACTAGGCTGCGAACTAACTATTTATATCttgcatgcaaaaaaaattGCCAGCCAGCTAGCCATCCACACcagagtgaaaaaaaataacattcatgGAAAAAGAGGTGGTGTATTTCATCACAAGGTAAGGCCAGCTGTAATACCAGAGTTTTCTAGGATTTTGTGTTCAGTAatcatgtatcattgtatgagtcacagtaatttcatttttctattaatttcgTTATGAAACTTGATATTTTTTCTCTTGCAGGATTGAACCATATGAAATGATACCATGCTCTGAATTACAACAGGGGCAATCTCTAGTTACCGTAGCAACACCATTCGCCAGTGTATGTCCATTGGTATTTTTTAACAGTTTTAGTAAAGGTATCGTGACGAACATAGCTAGGGAAAATAATTCTTTGATCATGACGGATGCAAGGTGTCTACCGGGTACAGAAGGTGGTGGAGTTTATACGATGGAGAATCCATTACAACCAGGGTAAGTAAGTGTCTGAAATACAGacagtgttcaccagaagactatgTAACATAATATGCAATCCAATTGATCATTTTGCAAGTTTAGGTTGTTGTGTTACTTGATAGATATATCAAAATTTTTACTGCTaaacacagcatgattgttcTTGAGGGAAGTCTAAAAACTGAATGAACATACTAAAACAACTCTCACAATCACAATCCTGCTGTGTTCAGTAATAAAAGTGCTCTTGTCTACTGTGAGTGAAATGACCTAAACTTACCAAAGGATCAGCATTGATCATAAATGCATATGTTACGTACAGTCTTCTGACAGACACttcctgttttagctgtaagtaCTGAGCCGAGGGTGTTCATATAACAATCGAAATATTTTGTAGTCATGGGCacaaagtcaagtttatatatacaactactgacatcagactgtggatgaacagaacctgttacaaacagggaaagtaaagaaataaattggattaataacatttggcacagcatgttggaagtacagagacttgtattattgcattccatcatttgataagaacagctgtatggcctctttacataatagttcacatccacaaacaaatttccagttcccctggcatttcatgtacacataaagaggccataaaactgttcatatcaaaccatggtgtgtaaatacaagtctctgctgttccaacctgctgtgccaagtgttattaatccaattcatttgtttactttcattGTTTATACGATAACAGGTTCCTGTCTATGGCCAATTCGGCAGTTGTGAAAATCACATCCAAACTTGATTCTAAATACTAGTACTCCATGCCAAAAACTTGAACATTGTCCTCTATTTGTCtctaaacaaataaatacacatcatcataaaccacaacctcttttaTGTCatggcaccgtccaaaacgcacCAAGTCAAGTTTGATTTTTCAATGTGTCACACAAGAAAAAtaagctctggtttgcaagaatgtaaATGCAAAGCgaactattaaaatattttgtgttaaaaattcaaaaaagcAAGCtaagagagagaaaaagagtCACAATTGATGATCAACATCTGAACTGAGCAGTTACAAACTTATAGTAATTGACCAAATGCATTTCTTGTTCTATCAATGCTGTAGtgtaaaaaatatcaatacccTGAGGAATTGCAAAAAATTAACATAACAGTTGGCATAACATCATAACAGTTGCCATGACATCATAACAGTTGCCATGACATCATAACAGTTGCCATGACATCATAACAGTTGATACGATAAACAGTTGGTACAGCTGTTGGCAATGTTGGCATACCACTTCTGTCAATCTTTCAAgtatttcaataacaaaatGTAACAGAACACCTTTATGTATGCCATTGGTTGTTGTAGTTCTTGGTACTGGTACCTGCGacagcattttacctcatgcttgCAGATGAAAATAGAGAAAGATCAACTTATTCTTACACCTATCATAATGCTAGTGTGACACATAGATCAAATGTGATgaacaagaaataaaataatcattattttttattacctGCCTAGGTGGTCAAAGTCTTATTCAGGTCATGAGAATACCACAACACATTATAGGCACTTTTCTGGAAAGCTGAACTAGcgttttgaaataatatattattttcttttcagaTACCTTGCTGGTTTAATTGTTGCACCTTTATGTTGGAAGTCAAATGAATGGATTGGTTTGACTTTAGCCTGTAGTATATCAGAAATACTGAATTCACTACAGCAGGTCTTAAATCATAGATTTGATAATCTACTTCCAATCAGGAACGTCTCTGAGAAAGGCAGATGCATCAACACTCAGCAAGGTGAGATTACCTTCTAAAAATTGGGGGTACGTTATATGTCTAAGCAAACTTGAAAAAATGATCTATAGCATGtacactcaaacacacacacatgtatgtattcagtttcacatacaataatgtatgtgcatgtgtgcatgcatgcatgcatgcatgcatgcatgcatacatacatacatacatacatacatacatacatacatacatacatacgcatgcatgcatgcatgcatgcatacatacatacatacatacatacatacatacatacatacatacatacatacatacatacatacatacatacatacatacacatgcgtgcgtgcgtatgtacgtacgtacgtacgtacgtacatacatacatacatacatacatacatacatgcatgcatgcatacatacatacatacatacatacatacatacatacatacacatgcatgcatgcatgcatgcatacatacatacatacatacatacatacatacatacatacatacatacatacatacatacatacatacacatgcatgcatgcatgcatgcatacatacgtacgtacgtacgtacgtacgtacgtacatacgtacatacatacatacatacatacatacatacatacatacatacatacatacatacatacacatgcatgcatgcatgcatgcatacatacatacatacatacatacatacatacatacatacatacatacatacatacatacatacatacatacatacatatatacatacatacatacacactctctgaatgaaaactaaaaatTGTGCTTTCTACCTCTGTTCATTGTCTACACTTTACTATCAATTCAATTCTACAGAATCCATGACCATTCCATATGGTATGGGAATTATCAAAGCAATGAAGAGGGTGGTTCTTGTCCAGGCAGGCTCAGTCTGGGGGTCAGGGGTCATCATTGACTCTGACAAAGGAATCATACTGACCTGTAGACACGTTGTCAAGGGTGCTATCAACTCAAAGGGTAAGACACCAAAATAACTCATGTTACTATGAATGCATGTTTTGAAATTCTGTCGTTTTCCAATAATCTTCAGCCAGCGTAACATCATGGATGGTGTTTCCCAATGCACCGATACCATAAAACATCCAGTAAAGTTATCATGATGTGAAAACAAACGAAGTTTAATATCAAAAGAGTTCATTTGACTGCTTTTCAAAATGGTCATAACttattttttgataaattcCAGGGGATAATACCGAaaggctttttttttttaaaagtcaacTAGTGTATGATATTTGACTTTTTATAAGGATGAATCTTGTTTTGGGACCcttttgtttgaaaatcaaattaGTTGAATATCTCAAAACTTTCCTGTACAaaagtttttatttgaaattttgtgGATTTGAAAGATGCTGTCTTATATAAATGATACTTTGCATGTGACCACTACCGGTAGTAGACTGAAGATCCAATTTATGATGTTATCTGTTTGTGTAACATCCAcactccccctcccccctccccccaaatgCAACAAGAGAAGTACAACAACAACTTTATTACACTTCTATCCTAGCCTTGAATCCATGTGGATGGGGATTTAAATTTTTGCTTTCCCATCATATTTTTTTGAGGGGGAAaaccaaaaatgaaaaatttccttacagcatggattccaggctactaCTATACTTTAAGCGGCTACAGTATggtaaaatacaacaataataaGAATGCTAATGACTAAAAATCCATTAATTTGTGAACATACAAATTAACACTGCAAAGACCTGTGAGTGGTTGCATGTTCTCATTGGCTCTAATATTTAacaatattatatgtaaaatGAGCTATTATTTCCTGCTTTCTTCATAATTTCACCATTCCCACTATAAGCATCATTATGGAAGTATAACACATTACTTATAAATATcgatacatatttcatataattctGTTCCCATTCTTTACAGTTCAAGTGAGAATTGACTTTCCTCTCAGGCATTGGGAAAGTGCTGAAGTCATTTTTTGCACATCAGTGACATCAGCTCTAGACTTGGCTGTCTTACGACTACAGAATACACATTCTACTGGTATTAACAGTTTACCAGACTTGGAGATTGCCACAGATTATAGAAAAGGTAAGTATATGTGTTAACATAGCAATAGTCATAAGATTtggggtgtgtgtatgtaggagggtgggggtgggggtgggggtcccCTTCTTACATCTTGACTCGGCCATCTCAACTGAAATTAAGTGGAGGCATGAGAATAAGATGGTTACTGAGGGTGACTTGGAATTTGCAAGTTGCATGTCCAAGCCTTGCCATGGCCATCACTGTTTGTTTTTGGATGGGTTAAGTCCCTCGCAAAAATTTGAATCatgattgtgccccagtcaatcCAACTGTTAAAtgtgggacctggtaggacagtgGTTGCTTTTTGAATAACTTGTGCTTATAGAATGGAAATCGTATAAGACATTCTTCTTTCTTCCAATGGAATGATCATCTTCAAACTTGATGAATATACAGTTTCAAAGCCATGATATCTGGCAGGTTCAAAAGGTATGTATGCGTAGACcctattttatatttcattcacattattttcattctttCTAAACTTTCTTTATACTCAGGTAGAGATGTCTGTGTGGTTGGCCATGCATTGTTTCCAAGAGAAATGTCCATGCATCCTTCCATCACATATGGTGTTCTTTCCAACCTTGTAACA
This region of Glandiceps talaboti chromosome 4, keGlaTala1.1, whole genome shotgun sequence genomic DNA includes:
- the LOC144434137 gene encoding uncharacterized protein LOC144434137, producing MRALTLEQRAARWSANELKIGLPLVRATLKHLDFLALVKDHRYVHDDTIMTDAVKRYETLWLPLLASQGFIAEPMAAPIDIAWIWHVHMLAPQEYTKDCITVTSRILDNRIMSLKERAESLKKAQEYWEDMYVYDYFEIDLKERQSRGVDSPYQTPYITRIYYDLKSAARDQRIFNYQVSLSHYRSSKFLKSALARYKRYLYLQQCHPEDTLVPTYDISLMWHTHMLHPHKYRDDTTAIFGHPLPHDDQVILRNMTDRCHDAFDYTADLWATTFGEDYRRPGTAHRGDPPINLIPHNISSFKTDTYDFLIEKLVVSSPPKTDEFVMSMRIVGGEKVFRRKSTKCMWESKSRDGIVRFTFNESKKPCLLFKLKTIKLLGYNTVGTTTVPINAFMDKSAHGRRIEHSVVLTDSKGRHGGISMSITLRIIPDIGLDQLKVRTGSYSLSGDDSMYGLATIGGDVADRRTSLPSDFLHRVKLDTTTSPRPSTPVAMTSLLLEARQLSDGSKSAEHSLMNQNYQTVFTTRVTNNITRDYTKIEVLDHNGCLVALSETIDLRALPSRIQVPDLDPETCCTLQPEDNERAMIIKEPFSDWGICIGKWVREGVEPSHHGYNRPKLSFFGLSQRMEKKVTLIERNDFNFRLTSVLTLDLKKGCIRFKGSDASEVPQVVALAFAMALLLVITSPCKYPDKCQEKRSLVHKMMALPMVTATLY
- the LOC144434576 gene encoding peroxisomal leader peptide-processing protease-like; this encodes MSSFSANCLVELTFDGHHRVGDHRDFNPNQRTNPLVLSKTPHRANTTKVEKFSCSGVVIDPVQGLVLTHGSLFTRFFSKPMNLRVQRHLGMDFVPLSGKESKVHKVDALLSKRTSSPASSTGNERGNFQLFSASPIVMWNCPNFSKVLNALLPKSDGWRFDDAHLDDLSVAMAADGEENNYLNYDEQAIQPHQSKSETSLQSQMIITSWFALLQIKNWNSADVRIEPYEMIPCSELQQGQSLVTVATPFASVCPLVFFNSFSKGIVTNIARENNSLIMTDARCLPGTEGGGVYTMENPLQPGYLAGLIVAPLCWKSNEWIGLTLACSISEILNSLQQVLNHRFDNLLPIRNVSEKGRCINTQQESMTIPYGMGIIKAMKRVVLVQAGSVWGSGVIIDSDKGIILTCRHVVKGAINSKVQVRIDFPLRHWESAEVIFCTSVTSALDLAVLRLQNTHSTGINSLPDLEIATDYRKGKDVCVVGHALFPREMSMHPSITYGVLSNLVTVEETPILLQSTCAVHSGASGGPLLCADTGKLLGIVASNSKDTESGASFPHVNFIIPIAAIHTAIHTFLKTYDVKCLQILSMANKDVQRVWKLQDDILRREAGNPQCRL